The following DNA comes from Mycobacteroides immunogenum.
CCTGATCCTCGGCTCCGGGGAGCAGGATCACCTCGGCGCAGTCGGTGGCGCGGCCCGCGCGACCGATTTGCTGGTAGTAAGCGATCGGTGACGACGGCGCACCCAGATGCACGACGAAACCGAGGTCGGGCTTGTCAAATCCCATCCCGAGCGCCGAGGTCGCCACCAGAGCTTTCACCTGGTTGTCCAGCAGGTCGGCTTCCAGCTGTTCACGCTCGGCGGTGTCGGTGGACCCGGTATAGGCGGCCACCTTGTGACCCTGCTCGGACAGCAGGGCGGCCACGTCGTGGGCCTGGGCTACCGTCAAGGTGTAGATGATGCCCGAGCCGGGTAACGAATCCAGCTGTGCGGCAATCCAAGCCGCGCGCTGTGCGGCATTCCCCGCCTTGACCACCGCCAGCCGCAGCGACTCTCTATCGAGCCCACCGCGCAGTACCAGCGTGTCCCGTCCGCCCACGCCGAGTTGGGCTGCGACGTCGTTGACCACCCGGTCGTTCGCCGTCGCCGTGGTGGCCAACACCGGGATGTCGGCACCCAGCTCGGCGATCAGCGTACGAATCCGTCGATAGTCGGGACGGAAGTCATGGCCCCAGTCGGACACGCAGTGCGCCTCGTCGACCACCACCAGACCGGCATCCGCGGCGAGCGCCGGCAGGACGTTGTCCCGAAAATCGGGGTTGTTCAACCGTTCTGGGCTCACCAGCAACACATCGAGCTCACCCGCCGCAACCCGTTGATGAATCGCGTTCCATTCGGTGACGTTCCCGGAGTTGATGGTCGCCGCGGCCACCCCAGCACGCTCAGCCGCAGACACCTGGTTACGCATCAGCGCCAGCAACGGCGACACGATAATCGTGGGGCCGTGACCGCTACCGCGCAGCAGCTTGGCCGCGATGAAATACACCGCCGATTTGCCCCACCCCGTGCGCTGTACCACCAACGCCTGGCGGCGCTGCACCACCAGTGCCTCGATCGCGGCCCACTGGTCATCGCGCAGTACGGCGGCACGTCCGGCCAGTCGTTCGAGGACGGTCTGAGCCTGTTCGCGCGTCGCCATGGGTCCATACTGCTGGGACCCACCGACAAAGCCCCGGCCGGTCACCGGGTCAGCCGTGGGAGGTGTGCGGCGTAGCGAGTCAGCGGGGATTCCGGTGAGACGCCGCCGAAAGCTGGGAGCACGGCGGAGGCATGGCCCCTCTGGCTGCTAGCGGCCAAAGGCCAACATCCACGATCGCCACGGTTCAGAGCCAAACAACTGCTTGGCGAACAGGTAGCACAACGCTTCTACCTGGGCTTTTTGGTGGTCCCGGCTGGGTTCGAACCAGCGACCCCTCGCGTGTGAGGCGAGTGCTCTTCCGCTGAGCTACGAGACCGCGTACCGATCATTCAGGCTGACCGATCGAGGTGAAAGGCTAGCACGAGCCGTCCGAAACCCCGCACTCCGCTGGCCGACAGGCCGCGCACGCAAGGGATTTGTGAATAAACCTCTCGTTCGACTACTGTTTCAACTCGCACCGGATGACGATCTCATCCGTTGCGCGCGGATGTAGCGCAGTTGGTAGCGCATCACCTTGCCAAGGTGAGGGTCGCGGGTTCGAATCCCGTCATCCGCTCGAAGGGTGGACAGTCATCCCTAGCGGTGGAGTGGCCGAGTGGTGAGGCAACGGCCTGCAAAGCCGTGCACACGGGTTCGATTCCCGTCTCCACCTCCATAAAGACCCGCGCGATTAGCTCAGCGGGAGAGCGCTTCCCTGACACGGAAGAGGTCACTGGTTCAATCCCAGTATCGCGCACCACATTTCTTTTCGCAGGCCAAGATTCTGCTTATGTCGTTCCCAATGCAACTTCATGGTGAACGCACACGCTCCCTCCCCTCGCCCTTATACGGGCAGAGACCAGCCTGGAGGAGACCGGTCAAGGAACTACGGCAGCAGTACCCAATACCGGCGACAACCCCGGCTATCGCGGCACAACCTGTCAAGATCGTGGCAGGGCGCCGCCCACACGGTCACCATGGTTGCAAACCGTGCGGGTGGCGCTCATTCACGCGAGAACCCTCCGGCCCACGAGGACAGGTGCCGCCCCCTTCGTTCCCCTCGGGACCCCCACGGTGGGGGGCGGCACCCCACACCTAAACGGGCCACTCAGGCCTGCGCGCCGACTGCGCCAGCAAAGGGGCATTCAGTTCGGGACGCACGTCGGTCAGGTACGGGTTGACCCGCTGCGCGACGCGCACCACCTCGGTGTCGATCTCGGCGATGATGGTGCCCGTTCCGGATTCGATGCGGTCAAGCACGCCTCCGTCGGGCCCCACGATGCTGCTTCGACCGACATACGTCGTCGCATTCTCGGCACCGTCGTGATTGATGTAGGCCAGGTAGATCTGGTTCTCCCAGGCCCGTGCCCGCACCAGGACATCGGCAACGAACTCGAACGGCTCCATCTGAGCCGTCGGAACCGCGAGCAGGTCCGCGCCGGCCAGTGCGGCCATCCGCACATTCTCGGGAAACTCGACGTCGTAACAAATCATCACGCCGACCTGGACTCCGCGGTACTGCACCACTGTCGCCGGTTGGCTGCCGGGCGTGAAATAGGCTCGATCGATCTCCCCGAACAGATGAGTCTTCCGATGCCTGCCACGCACCACGCCCCGCTCATCGATGAAGACGGCACTGTTGTGCAGCGCCCCCGCTGGACCTTCTTCGGCCAGACCCACGATGATCGCCATCTGGTTCCGTTGAGCGATAGATCGGACCGACTCAAGGTGATCGACGCTCACAAGTTCCCGTAGACGATCCCCGATGTCATAGCCGGTGACGAACAGCTCCGGCGTGATGAGCAGGTCCGCCTGCCCCGCTAGGTTTTTCGCGGCCCGGTCCAGTTCATCAAGATTCGCATCCGGATCGGCGGGCTTCCCAGCCGACTGCAGCCCCGCAACTCGTAGTGTCCCAGAAATCGACAAACCTCCAAGCTGGCGCGGCGTTCTCTCCACTGTGGCGCACTGCGGCCGGGTCCGCATCCGATACGCCGATTTTTGCGGTAACTCAACCGCCACCCGTACCGATCGCGGATATCCGCGCGTAAGAATCTTGTTAACCAGACGACCTCACGCGCCACGAAATCCCTTGTTGTTCAGCCATTTCAGGAAGTTCACAGCAATTCTGTGAGCGGCGTCATAGCTGCGGATTTCAACTGACAGTTCTACAGTTTCAACTGTCACAAGGACGTGTCGCCCCGGGTATCAATTCCACTGCTCCCTCAGCCGCAGAGTGATTGGAGTCCGTCGTGCAGCCATGCACTGTCCCCAAAGTTCGTTTCCACAATGGTGTTGACATCCCCCAGTTGGGCCTCGGTGTCGCCGCCATCCCCGACGATGAAGCGGAAACCATTGTTGGGCAAGCACTTCACGCCGGATACCGGCATATCGACACCGCCACCAGGTATGGCAACGAGCGTGGCGTAGGCCTCGGCATCTCTCGCTCGGGCGTGCCCCGGGAAGAAGTCTTCATCACCACGAAGTTGTGGGTAGATGATTTCTCCGACGCCGCAGGTGCTTTCGCGCGAAGCCTCGACATGCTCGGCACCGACTATGTGGACCTGTTCCTGATCCATTGGCCCGCACCCGATCACGGGAAATATGTGACCGCGTGGCAGCAGATCGTGCAGCTGTATCTCGCCGGTAGCATCCGCGCCATCGGGGTGTCCAATTTCGAACCCGAGCACGTACAGGCCATCGTCGATGCGACAGGTGTGCTGCCCGTGATCAATCAGGTGGAGTTGCATCCGTACTTCCAGCAGCGAAAGTTGCGTCAGTTCAACTCCGATCGCGAGATCGTCACCGAGGCATGGAGTCCGCTCGCCCAGGGAATCGGCACCGCCGAGGATTCTCCGCTGGCCGCGCTGGCCGCCAAGCACAACAAGACCCCGGCGCAGCTGATTCTGCGTTGGCATATCGAGCTGGGGCACGTGGTGATCCCCAAGACCTGCTCAGCCCGGCGGCTGGCCGAAAATCTCCAGATTTTCGATTTCAGTTTGTCCCCCGAAGATCTCGATGTGTTCATTCAGTTCGATCAGCCCAATGGCAGGCTGGGAACACATCCCAATGAAGGCTTCTCGGCGCACCATTCAGAGCGCAGCAGATGGCACCGGGACCGGATTGCGGAACGGGCCGCCTAGCACGCGCCAACTGAATCGCTGCCGGGGCGGC
Coding sequences within:
- a CDS encoding RecQ family ATP-dependent DNA helicase, whose amino-acid sequence is MATREQAQTVLERLAGRAAVLRDDQWAAIEALVVQRRQALVVQRTGWGKSAVYFIAAKLLRGSGHGPTIIVSPLLALMRNQVSAAERAGVAAATINSGNVTEWNAIHQRVAAGELDVLLVSPERLNNPDFRDNVLPALAADAGLVVVDEAHCVSDWGHDFRPDYRRIRTLIAELGADIPVLATTATANDRVVNDVAAQLGVGGRDTLVLRGGLDRESLRLAVVKAGNAAQRAAWIAAQLDSLPGSGIIYTLTVAQAHDVAALLSEQGHKVAAYTGSTDTAEREQLEADLLDNQVKALVATSALGMGFDKPDLGFVVHLGAPSSPIAYYQQIGRAGRATDCAEVILLPGAEDQDVWRYFASVAFPSEAMVRHVIGALDSERPQSVPALETLVDLNRSRLEMVLKVLDVDGAVRRVKGGWICTGEPWSYDGNRYQALDEARRREQQAMLDYLDTDGCRMAFLRGQLDDPELHPGQRCGRCDNCTGTRYATAVDEATAAATRERLRRPGVAVAPRKQWPSGLGALGLGLSGRINDGAAPGRAIGRLTDLGWGARLRKLLADPDQEVPDEVVQAAVAVLKAWNWENRPVAIMGLDSERHPRLIASTVRRLAQLGRLTDLGTLRYVPGRRQVTAANSAYRVAALNGSWEPPQLQFNDGPVLLVDDMTDTGWTLTMAARVLRDAGVSEVLPFVLASTS
- a CDS encoding aldo/keto reductase, which produces MQPCTVPKVRFHNGVDIPQLGLGVAAIPDDEAETIVGQALHAGYRHIDTATRYGNERGVGLGISRSGVPREEVFITTKLWVDDFSDAAGAFARSLDMLGTDYVDLFLIHWPAPDHGKYVTAWQQIVQLYLAGSIRAIGVSNFEPEHVQAIVDATGVLPVINQVELHPYFQQRKLRQFNSDREIVTEAWSPLAQGIGTAEDSPLAALAAKHNKTPAQLILRWHIELGHVVIPKTCSARRLAENLQIFDFSLSPEDLDVFIQFDQPNGRLGTHPNEGFSAHHSERSRWHRDRIAERAA
- a CDS encoding carbon-nitrogen hydrolase family protein is translated as MSISGTLRVAGLQSAGKPADPDANLDELDRAAKNLAGQADLLITPELFVTGYDIGDRLRELVSVDHLESVRSIAQRNQMAIIVGLAEEGPAGALHNSAVFIDERGVVRGRHRKTHLFGEIDRAYFTPGSQPATVVQYRGVQVGVMICYDVEFPENVRMAALAGADLLAVPTAQMEPFEFVADVLVRARAWENQIYLAYINHDGAENATTYVGRSSIVGPDGGVLDRIESGTGTIIAEIDTEVVRVAQRVNPYLTDVRPELNAPLLAQSARRPEWPV